GCCACCTTTGTGATAAACCTGGTCTCCTGGGCGCTGTTTGACGGCCTGATGATCAAATTGTACGGAGCCAGGAAATAGACTGATATGAATTATAAAACAAAAATAAGAAAAATAGGGGATAAGCTTAAGATCGGCCTGACCGGGTCGGCGGTGCTGCTGATCCTGGCCATTCTGGCAGTGATACTGGGCACAGTCATAATTGGAGGTTTTAAAAGCCTGAGCTGGGAGTTTTTGACCCAGCCGCCCCGAGAGGGCATGACCAAGGGCGGGATATTCCCGGCCATCTTCGGGATGGTTTTCTCATTGATCCTGATGCTGATCGCGGTGGTGCCGGTGGGCGTGGCCACGGCCGTGTACCTGCACGAGTACGCCCGGTCTGATTTCTTTTTAACCAAACTGATCCGGGGGGCGGTCAACAACCTGGCCGGGGTGCCTTCCATAGTCTTCGGCCTGTTCGGGCTGGGCTTCTTCATCCAGTTCATCGGCGGAGGCCTGGACCGGTCTTTGGGGCAGAGCGGCCTGTTTGGCCAGCCCTGTATTCTGTGGGCCTCGCTGACCCTGGCCCTGATGAACCTTCCGATCATCATCGTGGCCACCGAGGAGGCCCTGAGGGCGGTGCCCCAGGCGGAAAGGGCCGGGGCCCTGGCTCTGGGAGCCACCAAATGGCAGACCATCCGGCATGTGGTGCTGCCCCAGGCCATCCCCGGCATACTGACCGGAGTGGTGCTGGTGGTCAGCCGGGGAGCCGGGGAGGTGGCGCCCATCATGTTCACCGGCGCGGCCTATTACCTGCCCTACCTGCCCAAACTGCCAACCGACCAGTTCATGACCCTGGGTTATCACATCTTCGTGATGACCACCCAGTCTCCGGATATAGACGCCACCGTACCCATAGCCATGGGCGCCACCCTGGTACTGCTGGCATTGACCTTTTCGCTCAATATCATCGCCATCATCATCAGATCCCGCACCAGAAGACAGCTTAGCAAAGGAAGATAGAATGGAAACAAGGGAAAACCGCTTGGAAATAATTGATTTCAGCCTCTTCTACCACCGCACCAAGGCCCTGGAGGAGATCTCCATGGACATTCCCGAAAAAAAGGTGACCGCCATCATCGGGCCGTCGGGCTGCGGAAAATCCACCCTGCTGCGGTCCATCAACCGGATGAACGAGCTGATAGAGGGAGTGACAACCGAGGGGGAGATATTGCTGGACGGGGAGGACATCTATCACAAAAACATAGACGTGGTGGAACTGCGGCGCAAGGTGGGGATGGTCTTTCAGAGGCCCAACCCCTTTCCCAAGTCCATTTACGAGAACGTGGCTTTTGGGCTGAGGATGGGCGAGAAAGCATATTCCAAGGGCAGATTGGAGGAAGTGGTGGAG
This genomic stretch from bacterium harbors:
- the pstA gene encoding phosphate ABC transporter permease PstA, producing MNYKTKIRKIGDKLKIGLTGSAVLLILAILAVILGTVIIGGFKSLSWEFLTQPPREGMTKGGIFPAIFGMVFSLILMLIAVVPVGVATAVYLHEYARSDFFLTKLIRGAVNNLAGVPSIVFGLFGLGFFIQFIGGGLDRSLGQSGLFGQPCILWASLTLALMNLPIIIVATEEALRAVPQAERAGALALGATKWQTIRHVVLPQAIPGILTGVVLVVSRGAGEVAPIMFTGAAYYLPYLPKLPTDQFMTLGYHIFVMTTQSPDIDATVPIAMGATLVLLALTFSLNIIAIIIRSRTRRQLSKGR
- the pstB gene encoding phosphate ABC transporter ATP-binding protein PstB; amino-acid sequence: METRENRLEIIDFSLFYHRTKALEEISMDIPEKKVTAIIGPSGCGKSTLLRSINRMNELIEGVTTEGEILLDGEDIYHKNIDVVELRRKVGMVFQRPNPFPKSIYENVAFGLRMGEKAYSKGRLEEVVERSLKEAAIWDEVKDRLQRSAMELSGGQQQRVCIARALAVEPEVILMDEPASALDPIATAKIEELIFKLKEKYTIVIVTHNMQQAARVSDQTAFLMLGKLIEYGDTATIFTNPKNKTTEEYITGRFG